The following proteins are co-located in the Gorilla gorilla gorilla isolate KB3781 chromosome 7, NHGRI_mGorGor1-v2.1_pri, whole genome shotgun sequence genome:
- the MCM4 gene encoding DNA replication licensing factor MCM4, with translation MSSPASTPSRRGSRRGRATPAQTPRSEDARSSPSQRRRGEDSTSTGELQPMPTSPGVDLQSPAAQDVLFSSPPQMHSSAIPLDFDVSSPLTYGTPSSRVEGTPRSGVRGTPVRQRPDLGSAQKGLQVDLQSDGAAAEDIVASEQSLGQKLVIWGTDVNVAACKENFQRFLQRFIDPLAKEEENVGIDITEPLYMQRLGEINVIGEPFLNVNCEHIKSFDKNLYRQLVSYPQEVIPTFDMAVNEIFFDRYPDSILEHQIQVRPFNALKTKNMRNLNPEDIDQLITISGMVIRTSQLIPEMQEAFFQCQVCAHTTRVEMDRGRIAEPSVCGRCHTTHSMALIHNRSLFSDKQMIKLQESPEDMPAGQTPHTVILFAHNDLVDKVQPGDRVNVTGIYRAVPIRVNPRVSNVKSVYKTHIDVIHYRKTDAKRLHGLDEEAEQKLFSEKRVELLKELSRKPDIYERLASALAPSIYEHEDIKKGILLQLFGGTRKDFSHTGRGKFRAEINILLCGDPGTSKSQLLQYVYNLVPRGQYTSGKGSSAVGLTAYVMKDPETRQLVLQTGALVLSDNGICCIDEFDKMNESTRSVLHEVMEQQTLSIAKAGIICQLNARTSVLAAANPIESQWNPKKTTIENIQLPHTLLSRFDLIFLMLDPQDEAYDRRLAHHLVALYYQSEEQAEEELLDMAVLKDYIAYAHSTIMPRLSEEASQALIEAYVDMRKIGSSRGMVSAYPRQLESLIRLAEAHAKVRLSNKVEAIDVEEAKRLHREALKQSATDPRTGIVDISILTTGMSATSRKRKEELAEALKKLILSKGKTPALKYQQLFEDIRGQSDIAITKDMFEEALRALADDDFLTVTGKTVRLL, from the exons ATGTCGTCCCCGGCGTCGACCCCGAGCCGCCGCGGCAGCCGGCGTGGAAGGGCCACCCCCGCCCAGACGC CTCGAAGTGAGGATGCCAGATCATCTCCCTCTCAGAGACGTAGAGGCGAGGATTCCACCTCCACGGGGGAGTTGCAGCCGATGCCAACCTCGCCTGGAGTGGACCTGCAGAGCCCTGCTGCGCAGGACGTGCTGTTTTCCAGCCCTCCCCAAATGCATTCTTCAG ctATCCCTCTTGACTTTGATGTTAGTTCACCACTGACATACGGCACTCCCAGCTCTCGGGTGGAGGGAACCCCAAGAAGTGGTGTTAGGGGCACACCTGTGAGACAGAGGCCTGACCTGGGCTCTGCACAGAAGGGCCTGCAAGTGGATCTGCAGTCTGACGGG GCAGCAGCAGAAGATATAGTGGCAAGTGAGCAGTCTCTAGGCCAAAAACTTGTGATCTGGGGAACAGATGTAAATGTGGCAGCATGCAAAGAAAACTTTCAG AGATTTCTTCAGCGTTTTATTGACCCTCTggctaaagaagaagaaaatgttggCATAGATATTACTGAACCTCTATACATGCAACGACTTGGGGAG attaaTGTTATTGGTGAGCCATTTTTAAATGTGAACTGTGAACACATcaaatcatttgacaaaaattTGTACAGACAACTCGTCTCTTACCCACAG GAAGTTATTCCAACTTTTGACATGGCTGTCAATGAAATCTTCTTTGACCGTTACCCTGACTCAATCTTAGAACATCAGATTCAAGTAAGACCATTCAACGCATTGAAGACTAAGAATATGAGAAACCTGAATCCAGAAG ACATTGACCAGCTCATCACCATCAGCGGCATGGTGATCAGGACATCCCAGCTGATTCCCGAGATGCAGGAGGCCTTCTTCCAGTGCCAAGTGTGTGCCCACACGACCCGGGTGGAGATGGACCGCGGCCGCATTGCAGAGCCCAGTGTGTGCGGGCGCTGCCACACCACCCACAGCATGGCACTCATCCACAACCGCTCCCTCTTCTCTGACAAGCAGATG ATCAAGCTTCAGGAGTCTCCGGAAGACATGCCTGCAGGGCAGACACCACACACAGTCATCCTGTTTGCTCACAATGATCTTGTTGACAAggtccagcctggggacagagtgaatGTTACAG GCATCTATCGAGCTGTGCCTATTCGAGTCAATCCAAGAGTGAGTAATGTGAAGTCTGTCTACAAAACCCACATTGATGTCATTCATTATCGGAAAACGGATGCAAAACGTCTGCATGGCCTTGATGAAGAAGCAGAACAGAAACTTTTTTCAGAGAAACGTGTGGAATTGCTTAAGGAACTTTCCAGGAAACCAGACATTTATGAGAGGCTTGCTTCAGCCTTGGCTCCAAGCATTTATGAACATGAAGATATAAAGAAG GGAATTTTGCTTCAGCTCTTTGGCGGGACAAGGAAGGATTTTAGTCACACTGGAAGGGGCAAATTTCGGGCTGAGATCAACATCTTGCTGTGTGGCGACCCTGGTACCAGCAAGTCCCAGCTGCTGCAGTACGTGTACAACCTCGTCCCCAGGGGCCAGTACACGTCTGGGAAGGGCTCCAGTGCAGTTGGCCTCACTGCGTACGTAATGAAAGACCCTGAGACAAGGCAGCTGGTCCTGCAGACAGGTGCTCTTGTCCTGAGTGACAACGGCATCTGCTGTATCGATGAGTTCGACAAGATGAATGAAAGTACAAGATCAGTATTGCATGAAGTCATGGAACAGCAGACTCTGTCCATTGCAAAG GCTGGGATCATCTGTCAGCTCAATGCGCGCACCTCTGTCCTGGCAGCAGCAAATCCCATTGAGTCTCAGTGGAATCCTAAAAAAACAACCATTGAAAACATCCAGCTGCCTCATACTTTATTATCAAG GTTTGATTTGATCTTCCTCATGCTGGACCCTCAGGACGAAGCCTATGACAGGCGTCTGGCTCACCACCTGGTCGCACTGTACTACCAGAGCGAGGAGCAGGCAGAGGAGGAGCTCCTGGACATGGCGGTGCTAAAGGACTACATTGCCTACGCGCACAGCACCATCATGCCGCGGCTAAGTGAGGAAGCCAGCCAGGCTCTCATCGAG GCTTATGTAGACATGAGGAAGATTGGCAGTAGCCGGGGAATGGTTTCTGCATACCCTCGACAGCTAGAGTCATTAATCCGCTTAGCAGAAGCCCATGCTAAAGTAAGATTGTCTAACAAAGTTGAAGCCATTGATGTGGAAGAGGCCAAACGCCTCCATCGGGAAGCTCTGAAGCAGTCTGCAACTGATCCCCGGACTGGCATCGTGGACATATCTATTCTTACTACGG gGATGAGTGCCACCTCTCGTAAACGGAAAGAAGAATTAGCTGAAGCATTGAAAAAGCTTATTTTATCTAAGGGCAAAACACCAGCTCTAAAATACCAGCAACTTTTTGAAGATATTCGGGGACAATCTGACATA GCAATTACTAAAGATATGTTTGAAGAAGCACTGCGTGCCCTGGCAGATGATGATTTCCTGACAGTGACTGGGAAGACCGTGCGCTTGCTCTGA